From Streptomyces sp. SAI-135:
GCCGGGGTCGCGGCCTATCACCCGGAGGCCGCGAGGGCCGCGCGGGCCGTCGCGTCCGGCGGCAACAGGGGGATGGGGTGGTTCTCGCTCGGCGGCAACGCCGGTTTCGCCCTGGCCCCGCTGCTGGTGGCCGCCGTGATCGCCACCGGGGGCCTGAAGGCCTCTCCCCTGCTGCTGGTGCCGGCCGTGGTGGGCGCGGCCCTGTGCGCGGCGGCGGTGCGCGCGTGCCGGTCGCGCCCGGCGGCGGCACCGGCGGCGGGGCGGGGCGGCCGTGACGACTGGCCCTCGTTCCTGCGGCTGTCGGGTGCGGTGGTCTGCCGCTCGGTCGTGTTCGTCGGACTGAGCGCGTTCGTCTCGCTGTACGTCCGTGAGCGCGTCGGCGGCGGCGATGCGGCCGGTACGGCGGCGCTGTGCGTGCTGTACGCGGGCGGTGCCGTGGGCACGGTCCTCGGCGGGCGGCTCGCCGACCGGTACGGGCGCCTCCCGGTGGTGCGCGGGGCGTACGCCCTGACGGTGCTCGCCGTCGCCGGGGTGGTGCTCGTCCCCGGCCCGGCGGTGTACCTGTGCGTCGCCCTGTCCTCGGCCAGCCTGTACGTGCCGTTCTCCCTGCACGTCACCCTCGGCCAGGACTACCTGCCCGGACGGGTGGGCACGGCGAGCGGCGTCACGCTGGGCCTGACGGTGAGCGTCGGCGGGCTGGCCGCACCGGCGTTGGGAGCGCTGGCCGACACCACGTCGCTGCGGACCGCGCTGGTGCCGCTGATCGCCCTGCCCGCGCTGGGCGGTCTGCTGCTGCGCGGACTGCGCGACCCCGCTCCCGCCGAGCCGCTCCTCCCCACGCGCTGAGCCTCAGCCGGCGCCGGCACCTACGGCTCCATGCCCGCCCTCCTCACGGGCGCCGTGCCCGCCACGGAGACGGCGGCGGCCCCGGCGCCGGCCGCGCAGACGCCGTCCGGACGCTGACGCCGCCCGCCCGATGGCCGTTCACCGGCGGCCATCGGGTCCTGCCCAGGGAGGATTCACCCACCGGCGTGTACTGCGTTCTCAGTAGCCGCAATGGTCGGCGGTGGTACGACGACACCGGCCCCGGTGTGGGACAGACTGGCGATCCGGACCGCGGGCGAGGGGGGACACGTGGCCCTCGGCCGGCACGGGTCGCCGTGGCCGCACCCGGCGACCGCGGCCACCATGGTTCCAGGACGACCGGAGAGCCCATGAGCATCCCCCTGCGGCGCTACGCCGACGATCATGTCCGTACGGTCGTCGCCATCACGGCCGGGCTGCGGCTGCCCGGACTCCCGCACGGCGGCGAGGGGAGGCCCGGCAGCGACCGGCCGGACCCGGCGGAGCACCCCCGGCTCTCCATGGGGCCTTCCGCCGCGCCACGCCAGGAACGGACCCCGTGACCATCCGTATCCTGCTCGCCGACGACCAGGCCCTGCTGCGGGCCACCTTCCGGATTCTCATCGACTCGTGCGAGGACATGGAGGTGGTGGCGGAGGCCGCCGACGGTGCCGCCGCGGTCGACCTGGCGCGGGCCCACCGTCCCGACGTGATCCTCATGGACATCCGCATGCCGGGCACCGACGGTCTGGCCGCCACGTCCGCGATCTGCGCCGATCCGGAGCTGTCGGACACCCGGGTGCTGATCCTGACCACGTTCGAGATCGACGAGTACGTCGCCCAGGCCCTGCGGTCCGGGGCCAGTGGCTTCCTCGGCAAGGACGTCACCGCCGAGGCCCTGCTCGGCGGCATCCGCACGGTGGCGGCCGGCGACTCCCTGCTCTCCCCCCGGCGCCACCCGCACCCTGATCACCCGCTTCCTCGCGGCCCCGGGGCTCGGCACCCGCCTCGCGGCCGCGGACGACCTGACCGGTCTCACCACCCGGGAGCGCGAGGTGATGGCGTGGGTCGCCGAGGGGCACTCCAACGAGGAGATCGCCGGGAAGCTCTACGTCAGCCCCCTGACCGTGCGTACCCACGTCCACCGCGCGATGACCAAGCTGGGCGCCCGTGACCGCGCCCAGCTCGTCGTGATGGCCTACCAGTCGGGTCTGGTGCAACCGCTGCCGCCCGAGGAGCGCTGACCCCTCAGCCCTCGGCGAGTTCCTCCAGCCACTGCTGGAGCAGCGCCGCCTCCGCACTCGTAAGGGCGGGCGGCAGATCGGCACGCAGACGGGCCGCGAGTGTCGCCGCCGCGACGGGCACCGAGCCGTCCTCCCGGGCCGCGCCGGCGACGGTGCCAGTGCCGGTGTCGGCGGGCCGGGTCACCGAGTCCAGCACCGCGTCGCGCAACCGCTGCGAGAACTTCGGGTCCGCGTACTGCTCGGGCCTGGTCAGCATCGACAGGGCCGCCCCGACATTGGCGGACATGATCATCTGTGTGGCCAGGGCGGGCGGCACCGTCAGCCGCCCCTCGGCCGCACAGCGTTCGAGGATGCCGTGCAGCAGGTCGTGCGCCTCCTGGGCGGCCGCCGGGGGCACGGTCAGCTCGGGCGAGTACATCAGCCGGTAGTGGCTGGGGTGCTCCAGCGCGAAGCGCATGTGGTTGTCCCAGCCGCTCTTCAGGTCCTCGACCGGGTCCGCGCTCGGCCTGGCCGCCCGCTTCGACGCGAGGTACTGCTCGAACCCGCGGTCCACCACGGCCGCCAGCAGACCGGCCTTGTCGCCGAAGAGCCGGTAGAGCATCGGCGCGCCCACCCCGGCCTTCTCGCACACCGCGCGCGTGGAGACATCGGCCGCCGACGCGCCGGCCAGCAGCTCGGCGGCCGCCTCCAGGATCTTTTCCCTCGCATCCATGCCCTCACCGTACGCCATTCGTAGCGGTGATACGAGCTGAGGGTTATCGCTGCTACGCAACTGTGTTATCGTCGATACGAGAAACTCGTAGCAGCGCTAACAAAGGATGCAGTCATGACCACTCAGCCCCGGACGGAACAGCGTGTCGCGATCGTGACCGGCGGCTCGCGCGGCATCGGTCGGCAGATCGCCGAGCGGCTCGCCGCCGACGGTTTCGCGGTCGTCGTCGGGTACGCGGGCAACAAGGCCGCCGCGGACGACGCCGTGCGCGCCGTCGAGGAGGCGGGCGGCACGGCCTGCGCCGCCCGCGCGGACGTCGCCGACGAGACCGCCGTCGCCGCCCTGTTCGACCTCGCGGAGGCGAGGTACGGCGGTGTCGACACGGTGGTGCACTCCGCGGGCAGGATGCCCCTCTCCCCGATCGCCGAGCTCGATCTCGCCGATCTCGACGCCCTGTACCGCACCAACATCCGCGGCACCTTCGTCGTCGACCAGCAGGCCGCGCGTCGGCTGCGCCCCGGTGGCGCGCTCGTCAACCTCTCCAGTTCGGTCGTCGGGCTCGCCTTCCCCGGCTACGGCGCCTACGCGGCCAGCAAGGGCGCGGTCGAGGCCGTGACCCTGATCCTCGCCCGTGAGCTCCGCGGCCGTGACGTCACCGTCAACGCCGTGGCCCCCGGCCCGACGGCGACCGACCTCTTCCTCGACGGCAAGGACGAGGAGACCGTCGCCCGCCTGGCGGCGCAGCCCCCGCTGGAACGCCTCGGCACCCCGAAGGACATCGCCGACGTCGTGTCGTTCCTGGTGAGCCCGGCGGGCCACTGGATCAACGGCCAGGTGCTGCGGGCCAACGGCGGCATCATCTGACCGCGGAGGCGTGGGGCACGCTCCCCACCGCCGGGTGGAGAGCCCCCGCGAGGACTCCCGTGCCGAGTCCTGCCCGGGTCGACGGCCTACCAGGAGAGCTGATGAACCCGTACCAGGAGGGCTGAGAGGCCCCCGGGCCGCGCCCGTTCAGGGGAAACCGGTGCGCGGGGCGCGTGGCGGACGGTGCTCGCGTCGACAACTCACCCGTGACCCTGCCGCTGATCCCGCCCATGCTCGCCACCCCCGGCACCCTGCCGCCCGCCTCACAGGACGCGCGCTGGGCCTACGAGACCAAGCAGGACGGCCAGCGGGTGGTGGCCTACCTCACCGGCGACGGCGAGATGGTGCTGCGCGCCAGGTCCGGGGAGGACATCACCGCCGCCTACCCCGAACTGCGCCCGCTGGGCACCGCGCTCGGCAGCACGCCCGCGGTGCTCGACGGGGAGATCCTGGCCCTGGACGAACAGGGCCGCGCGGACTTCCAGTTACTGCAACCGCGCATGCAGTTGGCCCACTCCCCCGGCAGGGCCGCACGCCGGGCGGCCGAAGCACCCGTGCACCTCGTGCTGTTCGACCTGATGCACCTGGGCCGGCGTTCCCTCCTCACCCTCCCCTACGTGCGGCGGCGGGCCCGTCTGGACGAACTGCAGCTCGCCGGAGCCCGCTGGTCCACCCCGGCCGCCCTCGTGGGCCACGGCGAACAGGCCCTGCGCGCCACCCGTGAGCACGGCCTGGAGGGCCTCGTCTGCAAACGCCTCGACTCGCCGTACGAACCGGGAGTGCGCTCCCGCGCCTGGATCAAGATCCGCAACATGCGCAGCGAGGACGTCGTCGTGGGCGGCTGGCTGCCCGGCAAGGGCCGGCTCACGGGCCTGCCGGGCGCGGTGCTCGTCGGGCAGCGGGGCGAGGGCCGGCTGCGGTACGTCGGCAGCGTGGGCACCGGCTGGAGCGAGACGGAACGCACGGAGCTCGCCTCGCTGTTGGCGGCCGCGGCGACGGACGCGTGCCCCTTCGATCCCGTGCCGCGGGTCCCGGGCGCGCGCTGGGTACTGCCCCGGCTGGTCGGCGAGGTCCGCTACAGCACCCGTACCCGGGCGGGGTTGCTGCGGCAGCCGTCCTGGCTGCGGCTGCGGCCGGATCTCGCGCCGGAGGACTCCTCGGCCGACCTCCCCGACGCGCCCTCGTGATCCGGATATTGGGCGAGCCGTAACCGGAGCGACGCCTTCACCCTCTTGGCGCGGACATGAAAAGCCGGGAAGCTGAACTCCCCAGTAACCCACAGCCGTTGGGCTGCGCCCGGATCACGAGGAGGACGCAGTGTCGTCACCGTCGTTCAAGAAGCACCGCACGCGATGGTTCACCGGACTGGCCGGCGCCGCGGCGCTCGTGCTCGCCTTCCCCGCCGCCGCGTTCGCCGCCCCGCCGACGGCGCTGCCCGCCAACGCCGAGAGCGCCGAGCTCACCTACCAGCCCGCCTTCGACTACGACACGGACGGCTGCTACCCGACGCCCGCCATCGGCCCCGACGGCACGATCAACGGCGGTCTGAAGCCGACGGGTTCGCTCAGCGGCGACTGCCATGACGCCTCGGACCTGGACAACACCAACACGTACTCGCGCTACAAGTGCAACAACGGCTGGTGCGCCTACATGTACGGCCTGTACTTCGAGAAGGACCAGGCGCTGGCGAACAGCAGCATCGGCGGGCACCGGCACGACTGGGAGCACGTCGTGATCTGGGTGCAGAACGGCGCGGTCCAGTACGTGTCGACGTCCAACCACGGCTCGTTCACCGTCAGCGCGGCCTCCGGCGTCCGCTTCAGCGGCACCCACGCGAAGATCGTCTACCACAAGGACGGCATCAGCACGCACTGCTTCCGGCTGGCCAACTCGAACGACGAGCCGCCGGAGAACGCCAAGGGCACCTGGCAGTACCCGCCGCTGGTCGGCTGGAACGGCTACCCCTCGGGGCTGCGCGACAAGCTGAGCGCGTACGACTTCGGCAGCGCCAACTTCGGCCTCAAGGACGCCAACTTCGCCGCCCACCTGTCGTCGGCGAAGCCGTCGGGGATCTCCTTCGACCCCAACGCCTGACCCGGTGGCACGATCGGGCGCTGGACCTAGGTCCCCCGCGCCCGCGGGTTCCGTCCCGCGCCCGATCCACCCCGGCCCGGCCCCGCATAGCGTCCTGTTCATGGACACGACCGAAACGAGCGACACGAGCGGGCACCTCGAAGAGGCCCTGGACCGCGTCCACGCGGCAGGGCCGGAGCGGGAGGGCTGGCTGAGCAACCACGCCCCCATGGTGGTCGAGGCACTCGCGGCGCACGGGCAGGCCGGCGCGGTGCACCGGTGGCTGGACCTGTACCGGGACAAGCTGGAGGACTTCCCCGACCGCACCGACCCCGTCACGGACGACAACTGGCGCTCGGCACTGGGCGAACCGCGCCGGATCGCGGACTGGACCGACTACTACTCCCGCTCGCTCGCCGAGCGCCCCTGGCAGGACGTCCTCGCCGAGTGGTGGCCGCGCCTGCTGCCGGGCATGTACGGCGGTGCCACCCACACCGTCATCCGCGTGGGCCATGCCGTCCGCGCCGTGCGGGCGAAGGAGAACACGCCCCGGCTCACCGAACTCGCGCACGCGCTGGGCTACTGGGCGGCACGGCACCAGCCCGTGACCGGGCTCGCGGAACTGCCGGGCGCGAGAACGGCCGCGGACGCCCTGGAAGCCGTACCCGCCATCGAGCCGGGCCACCTGGGATTCCGCAACCGCCTGGCCGCCGTACACCGGCTGCCCATGTGGGCGCGCGACGTCACCGATCCGGACACCGCGAAGGAGCGGCTCACCGAGCTCGTCCGCGCGGCGACCCACCGCTACGCCACCCATGGCCACGGCGAGCCGACCATGCTCGTGCACGCGGCGACGGCGCCCAACGCGGTGCTGCGGACCCTGGACTCCCTGCCCCGCGACCAGTGGGTGCCGAGCCTGCACGCCGCCTGGACGGCCTCGGCGGCGGTCACGGCGATGTACGCGCCCGCGGCACCGGTCGCCTACGTCCCTCCCGCGCGGCTCACGGCGCAGGAGGTCGTGGCACGCGCCCTGGCCCACGGCGACGAACACGTCATCAAGCTCACCGACACGGCCCTGGACATCGGCGACGAGCAGGCCCTCGCGGCCGCCCTGCGCTCGGTCGAACTCAGCGAGCCGCTGACCTGAGACCTGTCCCCGCATCATGTCGCACAGGACCGGCCCCGCATCCGATGATGGCCGAATGGATCTTCACGAGGAACTGCCCGCCGCCGTCGGCTCCGAGGCCCTGCTCGCCCTCGCCGACACCCACCACGCCCGTCCCGCCCGGCCGTTGGGCACCAGGGAGGCCGCCGGTCACCTGGTGAAGGTGTACGCGCTGGAGGCGCCCGGCCGCACGGTGTCCGACCAGGACGCCGAGGCCGGGCTGCGGATCGCGGCGCGCCATCTCGAACTCGGCCCGCTGCGGGGCTCCCTGGGACTCGCCGTCCTGATCGTGCACGCGGGCGGCGACGGCGACTACCTCCTGGTCCACAGCTGGATCGAGGGCCACATGGCGGACCTGGCGATCTTCGCCGGACCGGCGGGCAGGCCCGACGCCCTGCGGCCCGGGCGGGCGGGACTCGCGCCCTGCGTGTGGGAGGCCGCCGTACTCGCGCACGAGCGGGACGCCTACTCCCGGCACGTCCTGGGCGGCACCGGGCCGCTCGCCGGCCGGCTCACCGCCTGGGGCGCGGACACGATCGCGGGCGAGATCCGATGACCGGCGCTCCCCTGGTCCGGCAGGCCGTGCGCGCCGACCTGCCCGCCGTCGCCGAACTGGCCGCCCGGCACGCGGAGTACGAGCGGGCGGCGCCGCCCCCGCGGGACCTGCCCGACCGGCTGGCCGCGCTCCTCTTCGACACCCCCGCGCCCCGTCTGCGCTGCCTGGTGGCCGAACTCCCGGACGGCACACTGGCCGGCTACGCCACCTGCGCGCCCGAACTCTCCACCTGGGAGGGCCGCGAGTACCTGCACATGGACTGCCTGTTCCTGCTCCCCGGGCACCGCGGTCTCGGACTCGGCGTGCTGCTCATGGACGCCGTGGTCGCCGAGGCCCGCACGCTGGGACTGGAGGAGGTGCAGTGGCAGACACCGACCTGGAACGACGGGGCGATGCGGTTCTACGACCGCTTGGGCGCCCGCCCCAGGCAAAAGGTGCGCTACTCCCTACCCGTCGGACCCTGAGTGTCAAACACGGAACCTCCGCAGGGTCTATCGTGTCCCGCATGTCTCTCCCGGAACTTGTCCGTATCGTCTCCCGCGACTCGCCGATGGCGCTGGCCCAAG
This genomic window contains:
- a CDS encoding MFS transporter is translated as MSLGHACVDVYQGAVAALVPFFVAERAWSYAAASGVVLAASLLSSVVQPLFGALTDRWAMPWLLPVSALTAGAGVALSGVVGSYPLTLAAVAVSGAGVAAYHPEAARAARAVASGGNRGMGWFSLGGNAGFALAPLLVAAVIATGGLKASPLLLVPAVVGAALCAAAVRACRSRPAAAPAAGRGGRDDWPSFLRLSGAVVCRSVVFVGLSAFVSLYVRERVGGGDAAGTAALCVLYAGGAVGTVLGGRLADRYGRLPVVRGAYALTVLAVAGVVLVPGPAVYLCVALSSASLYVPFSLHVTLGQDYLPGRVGTASGVTLGLTVSVGGLAAPALGALADTTSLRTALVPLIALPALGGLLLRGLRDPAPAEPLLPTR
- a CDS encoding TetR/AcrR family transcriptional regulator, which gives rise to MDAREKILEAAAELLAGASAADVSTRAVCEKAGVGAPMLYRLFGDKAGLLAAVVDRGFEQYLASKRAARPSADPVEDLKSGWDNHMRFALEHPSHYRLMYSPELTVPPAAAQEAHDLLHGILERCAAEGRLTVPPALATQMIMSANVGAALSMLTRPEQYADPKFSQRLRDAVLDSVTRPADTGTGTVAGAAREDGSVPVAAATLAARLRADLPPALTSAEAALLQQWLEELAEG
- a CDS encoding SDR family oxidoreductase, with the translated sequence MTTQPRTEQRVAIVTGGSRGIGRQIAERLAADGFAVVVGYAGNKAAADDAVRAVEEAGGTACAARADVADETAVAALFDLAEARYGGVDTVVHSAGRMPLSPIAELDLADLDALYRTNIRGTFVVDQQAARRLRPGGALVNLSSSVVGLAFPGYGAYAASKGAVEAVTLILARELRGRDVTVNAVAPGPTATDLFLDGKDEETVARLAAQPPLERLGTPKDIADVVSFLVSPAGHWINGQVLRANGGII
- the ligD gene encoding non-homologous end-joining DNA ligase is translated as MTLPLIPPMLATPGTLPPASQDARWAYETKQDGQRVVAYLTGDGEMVLRARSGEDITAAYPELRPLGTALGSTPAVLDGEILALDEQGRADFQLLQPRMQLAHSPGRAARRAAEAPVHLVLFDLMHLGRRSLLTLPYVRRRARLDELQLAGARWSTPAALVGHGEQALRATREHGLEGLVCKRLDSPYEPGVRSRAWIKIRNMRSEDVVVGGWLPGKGRLTGLPGAVLVGQRGEGRLRYVGSVGTGWSETERTELASLLAAAATDACPFDPVPRVPGARWVLPRLVGEVRYSTRTRAGLLRQPSWLRLRPDLAPEDSSADLPDAPS
- a CDS encoding NPP1 family protein, coding for MSSPSFKKHRTRWFTGLAGAAALVLAFPAAAFAAPPTALPANAESAELTYQPAFDYDTDGCYPTPAIGPDGTINGGLKPTGSLSGDCHDASDLDNTNTYSRYKCNNGWCAYMYGLYFEKDQALANSSIGGHRHDWEHVVIWVQNGAVQYVSTSNHGSFTVSAASGVRFSGTHAKIVYHKDGISTHCFRLANSNDEPPENAKGTWQYPPLVGWNGYPSGLRDKLSAYDFGSANFGLKDANFAAHLSSAKPSGISFDPNA
- a CDS encoding questin oxidase family protein, whose translation is MDTTETSDTSGHLEEALDRVHAAGPEREGWLSNHAPMVVEALAAHGQAGAVHRWLDLYRDKLEDFPDRTDPVTDDNWRSALGEPRRIADWTDYYSRSLAERPWQDVLAEWWPRLLPGMYGGATHTVIRVGHAVRAVRAKENTPRLTELAHALGYWAARHQPVTGLAELPGARTAADALEAVPAIEPGHLGFRNRLAAVHRLPMWARDVTDPDTAKERLTELVRAATHRYATHGHGEPTMLVHAATAPNAVLRTLDSLPRDQWVPSLHAAWTASAAVTAMYAPAAPVAYVPPARLTAQEVVARALAHGDEHVIKLTDTALDIGDEQALAAALRSVELSEPLT
- a CDS encoding GNAT family N-acetyltransferase — encoded protein: MTGAPLVRQAVRADLPAVAELAARHAEYERAAPPPRDLPDRLAALLFDTPAPRLRCLVAELPDGTLAGYATCAPELSTWEGREYLHMDCLFLLPGHRGLGLGVLLMDAVVAEARTLGLEEVQWQTPTWNDGAMRFYDRLGARPRQKVRYSLPVGP